In Shouchella patagoniensis, the following are encoded in one genomic region:
- a CDS encoding carbohydrate ABC transporter permease: MYTKREKWWGYAFIAPQMIGMIVFSLLPLIFALGISFMHWDGFGERTFIGFENYIQQFQDSNFTTALRNTTVYSLMVIPGGIAAALLSALALNKVKGKDFYRMFFFMPVVTSSVSIAVIWMWLLNGDFGLINQLLAMVGIDGPNWLTDRNLVLPSIAMLSIWWGLGTNMVIFLAGLQGISRSYYEAADIDGATAWQKFRHITFPLLSPTTFFVAIMTVIASFQVFDQAYVMTQGGPGKASYTLVLHIFDEAFTRNSFGTSTASAMILFVIILTFTLIQFTVSRKWVHYEDGGR, encoded by the coding sequence ATGTATACAAAGCGAGAAAAATGGTGGGGTTATGCATTTATTGCTCCCCAGATGATTGGTATGATTGTTTTCTCGCTGCTTCCGCTCATCTTTGCTCTTGGCATTAGCTTCATGCATTGGGATGGGTTTGGCGAACGAACATTCATCGGCTTTGAAAATTATATCCAACAATTTCAAGACTCTAACTTTACGACTGCATTAAGGAATACTACGGTTTATTCGTTAATGGTCATTCCGGGTGGAATTGCGGCCGCTTTATTATCAGCATTAGCTTTAAATAAAGTAAAAGGAAAAGACTTTTATCGAATGTTTTTCTTTATGCCGGTTGTCACAAGTTCCGTCTCAATTGCTGTTATCTGGATGTGGTTATTAAATGGAGACTTTGGATTAATTAATCAACTACTTGCAATGGTCGGAATTGATGGTCCTAATTGGCTGACAGATCGAAATCTAGTGCTTCCATCAATTGCAATGTTAAGTATTTGGTGGGGACTTGGCACAAATATGGTCATCTTTTTAGCTGGCTTACAGGGGATTTCGCGTAGCTATTATGAAGCAGCGGATATTGATGGCGCAACAGCATGGCAGAAATTCCGCCATATAACGTTTCCGCTTCTTTCTCCAACTACTTTTTTTGTTGCTATTATGACGGTAATTGCTTCCTTCCAAGTATTTGATCAAGCCTATGTAATGACTCAAGGTGGTCCAGGCAAGGCGAGTTATACATTAGTACTCCATATTTTTGATGAAGCTTTTACACGTAATTCCTTTGGTACAAGTACAGCATCAGCGATGATTCTATTTGTCATTATTCTGACGTTCACATTGATTCAATTTACGGTTTCACGGAAGTGGGTGCATTATGAAGACGGCGGAAGATAA
- a CDS encoding ABC transporter substrate-binding protein, with protein MKKTIGYVCVSAMTVGLLTACNEGSSGGGNDVVELSFSAWGNPAELDVYNRAVDAFNEAHEDIKVTLTGLPNDNYFQTLTTRLQGGQAPDIFYVGTENMSTLISNGTIEPLSEFLGTEESFVTEDEFAEDIWGPSRVDGTVYGLPVDCNPYLMYYNKELLESVGAKSPQEYYEEGNWNWDAFAEVTGKLSDAGNHGYMQESGHPHMLNWIWTNGGNFATDEEIVADSDPKVLEAFEYVSEMIDGGNFTYAGTMPDGQGMEAMFMSNQVGFVSAGRWLTPMFLQTDLDFDYIPWPSNTDNALETANIATAYMAANSNSDHIEEAMEFITYYTSTEGQEIRLDGEGNAVPSVNGIDDIVLNQDKPEHGQYLLDARDIGRVISYEYTSPGLADDLLEIYELMMLGDTTAEDALDEAINTARNALDSE; from the coding sequence ATGAAGAAAACAATTGGATATGTATGCGTATCAGCAATGACTGTCGGGTTGCTAACTGCTTGTAATGAGGGGAGTTCTGGTGGGGGAAATGATGTTGTCGAATTATCATTTTCTGCTTGGGGTAACCCGGCTGAACTTGATGTTTATAATCGAGCTGTAGATGCATTTAACGAAGCGCATGAGGATATTAAAGTTACATTAACTGGATTGCCTAACGATAACTACTTTCAAACACTTACGACTCGTCTTCAAGGAGGGCAAGCACCAGATATCTTTTATGTAGGTACAGAAAATATGTCCACACTCATCTCGAATGGAACAATTGAACCGTTATCTGAATTTTTAGGTACTGAAGAGTCGTTTGTGACAGAGGATGAATTTGCTGAAGACATTTGGGGACCATCGCGAGTAGATGGAACTGTTTATGGTCTGCCTGTTGATTGTAATCCTTACTTGATGTACTACAATAAAGAATTACTTGAATCAGTCGGAGCTAAATCTCCGCAAGAGTATTATGAAGAAGGCAACTGGAATTGGGATGCTTTTGCTGAAGTAACAGGCAAGCTTAGTGATGCGGGCAACCATGGGTATATGCAAGAAAGTGGCCATCCCCATATGTTGAACTGGATTTGGACGAATGGAGGCAACTTTGCGACCGATGAAGAGATTGTTGCCGATTCTGATCCCAAAGTGCTAGAAGCGTTTGAATATGTCAGTGAGATGATTGATGGAGGCAACTTCACTTATGCTGGGACAATGCCAGACGGTCAAGGTATGGAAGCAATGTTTATGTCTAATCAAGTTGGTTTTGTCTCTGCGGGGCGTTGGCTGACACCAATGTTCTTGCAAACAGATCTTGATTTTGATTACATCCCATGGCCCTCGAATACAGATAATGCATTAGAGACAGCCAATATCGCTACAGCATATATGGCTGCAAATTCAAATAGTGATCATATTGAAGAAGCTATGGAATTTATTACGTATTATACGTCCACTGAAGGACAGGAAATTCGACTTGATGGAGAAGGTAATGCGGTTCCTTCAGTTAATGGAATAGATGATATTGTCTTAAATCAGGATAAACCAGAACACGGACAATATTTATTAGACGCGCGTGACATTGGTCGAGTCATTAGTTATGAATACACATCGCCAGGTTTAGCTGATGATTTACTTGAAATATATGAATTAATGATGCTTGGGGATACAACTGCAGAAGATGCATTAGATGAAGCAATTAATACAGCGCGCAATGCGCTTGATAGTGAATAA
- a CDS encoding AraC family transcriptional regulator, translating to MDKKPLFTRGSHSFTFQFFPETGLLSLWNIGWELQTSPSYYWDGNARFIDNNTIIFQYTISGRGILEIDDRKYELRQHQAFLVTVPGDHRYYYPKEAKEPWEFIYIALQGPTVRDIWERLVRKSGPVLKMEPNSPLIRSLFAIYAETKADRLRDPYVAASQGYLFLLECFRALTEETPPGDPYHYQQALNYIEANYHRQISLDDIAEQIGLSRYSLTRLFKRHVHKPPMHYVTELRIRKACTLLLHTNYSVKKIATDVGYLDDNYFHKVFKRYTGKSASHFRRTGDLSQLYSSKMVK from the coding sequence ATGGATAAGAAGCCATTGTTTACACGAGGATCTCATTCTTTTACGTTTCAATTTTTCCCCGAAACGGGTTTGCTGAGTTTATGGAATATAGGTTGGGAACTACAAACAAGTCCCAGTTATTATTGGGATGGTAATGCACGTTTTATTGATAATAATACGATTATTTTTCAGTACACCATTTCTGGTCGTGGAATCTTAGAAATAGATGACAGGAAGTACGAACTGCGCCAACATCAAGCGTTTCTAGTAACGGTTCCCGGAGATCACCGTTACTACTATCCAAAAGAAGCAAAGGAGCCATGGGAATTTATCTATATCGCATTACAAGGACCTACTGTCCGAGATATATGGGAGCGCCTCGTCCGAAAATCAGGTCCTGTATTAAAAATGGAACCTAATTCTCCTTTAATCCGGTCCCTTTTTGCTATTTATGCAGAAACAAAAGCAGACCGCTTACGAGATCCGTACGTGGCTGCTTCACAAGGTTATTTATTTCTTCTTGAATGCTTCCGTGCACTGACCGAGGAAACTCCACCAGGAGACCCCTATCACTATCAACAAGCGTTAAATTATATTGAAGCAAACTATCATCGCCAAATCTCCTTAGATGATATTGCGGAACAAATTGGCTTGTCCCGTTATAGTTTAACTAGATTATTTAAAAGACATGTCCATAAACCACCGATGCATTATGTAACAGAGTTGCGCATTCGAAAAGCGTGTACTTTGTTGCTTCATACAAACTACTCTGTTAAGAAAATCGCTACTGATGTAGGGTATCTCGATGATAATTATTTCCACAAAGTGTTTAAACGATATACTGGAAAAAGCGCTAGTCACTTTCGCAGAACAGGGGATTTGTCTCAACTTTATTCTTCAAAGATGGTTAAATAA
- a CDS encoding ABC transporter ATP-binding protein, with the protein MIHIEELSFYREGKAIVNNVNWKVKKGEHWAVLGANGSGKTTLLKLLTGYEWASKGRISVLDNQFGRTNLQELRKKIGWVSASLDQRYQMYEHLPCVDVIVSGVHASIGVHESITKADEQRAIELAQSFGLESTMYQPLTTLSQGERKKVFLARAIINRPELLILDEATSGLDLYAREQLLEEIESLLMKADAPTLLYVTHYPEEIIPAINNVLLLKEGQVLASGQKEEVMTSENLSNTLGLPIDVSWSNERPWVKPVHFLDAKKNMLKY; encoded by the coding sequence TTGATACATATAGAAGAACTTTCTTTTTATCGAGAAGGGAAAGCAATTGTAAATAATGTGAATTGGAAGGTTAAAAAGGGAGAGCATTGGGCAGTTTTAGGAGCAAATGGATCTGGAAAAACAACGTTGCTTAAATTGCTAACTGGGTATGAATGGGCTAGTAAAGGTCGAATCTCTGTATTAGATAATCAATTCGGGAGGACCAACTTGCAGGAATTACGCAAAAAGATTGGTTGGGTTAGCGCATCTTTAGATCAGCGGTATCAAATGTATGAACATTTGCCTTGTGTGGATGTAATTGTCAGTGGTGTGCATGCATCAATTGGAGTGCATGAATCAATAACGAAGGCCGATGAGCAAAGAGCAATCGAACTTGCTCAATCCTTTGGCTTAGAGTCAACGATGTATCAACCATTAACCACATTATCACAAGGGGAACGAAAAAAAGTTTTCTTAGCGCGTGCAATTATAAATCGACCAGAATTACTTATTTTAGACGAGGCAACTAGCGGTCTTGATTTATATGCCCGAGAACAACTACTTGAAGAAATAGAGAGTTTACTAATGAAAGCAGATGCACCTACGCTCTTATACGTAACTCATTATCCTGAAGAAATTATACCGGCGATTAACAATGTGCTCTTATTAAAAGAGGGACAGGTGTTGGCAAGTGGTCAAAAAGAAGAAGTAATGACCTCGGAGAACCTTAGCAATACATTAGGGTTACCGATTGATGTGAGTTGGTCGAATGAACGTCCGTGGGTTAAACCGGTTCATTTTCTAGATGCAAAAAAAAACATGCTTAAGTATTAA
- a CDS encoding type VII secretion EssA family protein: MKCKFVIAVIGTCLFLVLQTIPSSAQEVNRVEPGTYKEREVLLDLRKYSTEVERKSIDVPEEQRYITFDQIKEEEYEGLQVALFTVGGTTQETEKESEAEQLALFNEEMDVKRYIAAEEPASNWLPWIMSAFAAALIGVLLLVIVPKMNEV, encoded by the coding sequence ATGAAATGTAAGTTTGTTATTGCAGTGATTGGAACATGCCTTTTCCTTGTGCTGCAGACAATCCCAAGCTCTGCACAAGAAGTGAATCGTGTAGAGCCTGGAACTTACAAAGAGAGGGAAGTTCTGCTTGATTTAAGAAAATATTCGACTGAAGTAGAACGCAAAAGCATTGATGTTCCAGAAGAACAACGGTATATTACATTTGATCAAATAAAAGAAGAGGAATATGAAGGTCTGCAGGTGGCTTTATTTACAGTTGGGGGCACGACCCAGGAAACTGAAAAAGAATCTGAAGCAGAGCAACTGGCTCTCTTTAATGAAGAAATGGATGTTAAACGATATATAGCAGCAGAGGAGCCTGCTTCTAATTGGCTACCATGGATTATGTCCGCGTTTGCTGCTGCGCTTATTGGTGTCTTATTGCTAGTAATCGTCCCTAAAATGAACGAGGTGTAG
- the esaA gene encoding type VII secretion protein EsaA: protein MEKRHTVKLVLLVVLILAVPVLFYEYIGQEPMREEKQASGKLAIVNEDNGYQYEENESLLLGQDIVLTLQNDSEYDWDVTSRSAAQAGLERRDYDAIVYIESSFSENVMSFQDMIPNRAAVQYEIYNNLNAENQERVQKELESAQLKMNQQISTQYWRYVSEEVDRVRDNFQEVLQKEEDFLVEMYDFYAPSSEQLAGEIEQQRERLSNLFANSSEATDSAERSAQTLEEAQENFEVLSEAINMYMTYQDEQTELMLTAHSENELLMNEAQLAYQSALQEGTSTIQELQTPFAPELVNDGSEVESLFQGWAISAYMFGNVMDQFNQEMEQHYARSNEAINGLPEAQADLIGLYATEEQDKQFNKQLKDLKEARWSLTEEEDGPDNPENPRPEPIEEEWESVDGEQLLAEVKSTLGQIRNLVYELNPDNQPEDENDNEGGDEPPGDEPEVTPPGETPDPEESETSPPDNGNGNPGDGDEGESELEPEEPSVDEPEEEPTPEEGEESNENEEQADSIDDLAFFPPFQVQLVTNSITELQLIWQEAISLLEKLQDEEPLSPMDLIETEIDDSNEYIERLLAYVEELEAYTQDLEEELGEVTPSLVQTIIDAENELFNELGWRPTVANEPIVVSDSRQLMNYFGELSKFELTIAQNGQINENRIRRLIASDNQVEKVQEQVNRSIASINGFMENRSDIEGAGQTGEAAEKEFNAFLADTTSVLSELEQEITEEQQAIREQSLAIAETVETIGSSISSDWNSLEVGQPPVEDLNGQMVVSNQQTSLGEIQQLGSSVQTLEEQQGDVITRTDEMFGSIESVQAQSDDLNNRWSSNVDNTEVVYQDIQTILENALSDGHHNDYVYHHLSSPVQVSGEQAEGPVKQTTPPIVVLVILLLTSLLIGFLTHQYSSVPISINLALFGILSIIVGLVISIYGLTIYTVSGSQAIEWTIITVLLVIVSSGLVRTAFMAGPWVGWLLSVALILFYTSPLLDMAMPNFSSSNPVAELYISLQAGSQNAFMTGFIPLLLLALAVIAVPLIQHFVVNGKKKQEDEYEM from the coding sequence ATGGAAAAAAGACACACGGTCAAATTAGTTTTGCTTGTTGTTTTAATTCTAGCAGTGCCTGTTCTTTTTTATGAATACATTGGTCAAGAACCAATGCGGGAAGAAAAGCAAGCTTCTGGCAAGTTGGCTATTGTTAATGAAGACAATGGGTATCAATATGAAGAAAATGAATCGCTTCTTTTAGGTCAAGATATTGTATTGACCTTGCAAAATGATTCAGAATACGATTGGGATGTAACAAGTCGATCTGCTGCTCAGGCTGGTCTGGAGCGACGAGATTACGATGCAATTGTGTATATTGAATCATCCTTTTCAGAAAACGTAATGTCATTTCAGGACATGATCCCTAATCGAGCGGCAGTTCAGTATGAGATTTATAACAATCTAAATGCTGAGAATCAAGAGCGAGTGCAAAAAGAACTTGAGAGTGCACAGCTAAAAATGAACCAACAAATTAGTACACAATATTGGCGCTATGTTTCTGAAGAAGTAGATAGAGTTCGTGATAATTTTCAAGAAGTATTGCAAAAGGAAGAAGATTTCCTGGTTGAGATGTATGATTTCTATGCACCGAGCTCAGAACAGCTTGCTGGTGAGATTGAACAGCAGCGTGAACGACTAAGTAATTTATTTGCGAACTCTTCTGAGGCAACAGATTCTGCAGAGCGATCAGCACAGACTCTTGAAGAAGCACAAGAGAATTTTGAGGTCTTATCTGAAGCGATTAATATGTACATGACGTACCAAGATGAACAAACGGAGCTAATGCTTACGGCCCATAGTGAGAATGAATTGTTGATGAATGAGGCTCAATTAGCGTACCAATCTGCTTTGCAAGAAGGCACAAGTACAATCCAAGAGCTTCAAACACCGTTTGCACCAGAGTTGGTGAATGATGGTTCAGAAGTAGAGTCGTTGTTTCAAGGTTGGGCCATTAGTGCTTACATGTTTGGAAATGTGATGGACCAATTTAATCAAGAGATGGAACAACATTATGCTCGTTCGAATGAAGCCATTAATGGGTTACCTGAAGCGCAAGCAGATTTAATTGGACTTTATGCAACAGAAGAACAAGATAAACAATTTAATAAACAACTAAAAGACCTTAAAGAAGCTCGATGGAGCTTAACTGAAGAAGAGGACGGACCAGACAATCCAGAAAATCCTCGACCAGAACCCATTGAAGAAGAATGGGAATCAGTTGATGGAGAACAGCTATTAGCAGAAGTAAAAAGCACTCTTGGACAAATTAGAAATTTGGTCTATGAGTTAAATCCAGATAATCAACCTGAAGATGAGAACGATAATGAAGGGGGAGACGAGCCGCCAGGTGATGAACCAGAGGTGACCCCTCCAGGAGAAACGCCAGATCCTGAAGAGAGTGAAACCTCACCTCCTGATAATGGGAATGGGAATCCAGGGGATGGTGACGAAGGGGAATCAGAACTAGAACCTGAAGAACCATCAGTCGATGAACCCGAGGAGGAACCTACACCTGAAGAAGGAGAAGAGAGTAATGAAAACGAGGAACAGGCAGACTCTATTGATGATTTGGCATTTTTTCCGCCATTTCAGGTTCAGCTTGTAACCAATTCTATTACCGAACTCCAACTCATTTGGCAAGAAGCGATCAGTCTTTTGGAGAAGCTTCAAGATGAAGAACCATTGTCACCAATGGACCTTATTGAAACGGAAATTGATGATAGCAACGAGTACATTGAACGTTTACTTGCTTATGTGGAAGAATTAGAAGCATATACACAAGATCTTGAAGAAGAACTTGGAGAAGTAACACCGTCCCTCGTTCAGACAATCATTGATGCTGAAAATGAGCTGTTTAATGAGCTAGGATGGAGACCAACTGTAGCGAATGAACCGATTGTGGTAAGTGATTCTAGACAACTCATGAATTACTTTGGAGAATTGTCCAAGTTCGAATTAACAATTGCACAGAATGGTCAAATCAACGAAAATAGGATTCGTAGATTAATTGCAAGTGATAATCAGGTTGAGAAAGTGCAAGAACAAGTCAATCGATCAATTGCTAGCATAAATGGATTCATGGAAAATCGATCGGATATCGAAGGAGCAGGACAAACTGGAGAAGCGGCAGAGAAAGAATTCAATGCGTTTCTTGCAGATACAACGTCTGTTTTATCAGAACTTGAACAAGAAATAACGGAGGAACAACAAGCTATTCGTGAGCAATCGCTAGCGATTGCGGAAACAGTGGAAACAATCGGATCAAGTATAAGTTCTGATTGGAATTCACTCGAGGTTGGCCAGCCTCCAGTTGAGGACTTAAATGGTCAAATGGTTGTTTCAAATCAACAGACTTCGTTAGGTGAGATCCAACAATTAGGTAGTTCCGTGCAAACCTTGGAGGAACAACAAGGTGATGTCATTACCCGTACAGATGAAATGTTTGGTAGTATTGAATCTGTCCAGGCACAATCCGATGATTTAAATAATCGTTGGTCTAGTAATGTGGATAATACAGAGGTAGTTTATCAAGATATTCAAACCATTTTAGAGAATGCATTGTCTGATGGTCATCATAATGATTATGTGTATCATCATTTGTCTAGCCCAGTTCAAGTTAGTGGTGAACAAGCTGAAGGACCTGTGAAGCAGACAACTCCACCAATTGTCGTATTGGTCATATTATTGCTAACTAGTTTATTGATAGGGTTTTTGACTCATCAATATAGTTCCGTTCCAATCTCTATTAATCTTGCATTATTTGGGATTTTGTCCATTATTGTTGGATTGGTTATTAGCATTTATGGGTTAACGATTTACACAGTAAGTGGGAGTCAAGCAATCGAATGGACCATAATAACTGTGCTACTTGTTATCGTATCTTCAGGTTTAGTCCGGACAGCTTTTATGGCTGGTCCATGGGTAGGATGGCTGTTAAGTGTAGCGCTTATCCTCTTTTATACAAGTCCTTTGCTTGATATGGCGATGCCGAATTTCTCATCAAGTAACCCCGTGGCAGAGTTATATATATCGTTACAAGCAGGTTCACAAAATGCCTTTATGACCGGTTTCATTCCATTATTACTGCTTGCTTTAGCAGTAATCGCCGTGCCACTTATTCAGCATTTCGTTGTAAATGGAAAGAAAAAACAGGAGGATGAATATGAAATGTAA